In the Balaenoptera musculus isolate JJ_BM4_2016_0621 chromosome 20, mBalMus1.pri.v3, whole genome shotgun sequence genome, GGTCTCTAGGAATTAGTGTCAACTCAGTGTCTAATAAtccctgtggtaggcagaattttgGCCCCCATGACCTCTGAGTCATTGTTTTAGGCCCATGAATTTGTTACTTTATAGtacaaaagggactttgtagatgtaattaaggtgactaatcagttgactttaaaatgcagagagtatcctggattatccagatgggctgAGAGACAATAACTTAACAACTGGCTCAAAGGAGGAAATTATTCTGAAGCCCACAGCTTCCAAAATAGCTATCTTTAAATCTGCTGAACCTCCCCACACTTTTCTTTACATCCAGTTCCTTAATTTCATTCTCTATGAGTTTTGGAGTAAGACGGAATTGTGTtcagatttcagttttcttgttttagttttgtttggttttgacgTATAAGAATATGTGACTTAAGCGAACTATTAGCTTTGTTTAGACttactttcctcatctacaaGCCAGAATAGCAATATCTATCTCACAGGATTGATgtaagtgttaaataaaataaagtttgcaTGAAGTATATTTAGCAAGTGGCACCACATGTGGTGCTAAACAAGGTCACATTGGCTCccatctttctccttcatctgtgtCTTCAACCATCATTCTTCATTGTTTCCTTTCTGCCTATTGCTGCTGATCTTTTCATCGTGCCTTCTTCTGAGTTTTTCTCCTCTATgttgttcttttctcttccttttcattcttttctccatcttttattACCATAAACTAAGCCCCACCCCATATTTTCTCCTATCCCACTTGTTAACCACCTACTCATGTTATGGTCAATGAACCTCAATAAAAAGTGTTCCCCACTATTGCTTTAGCATCTGTAATTGATGTCCTTTTGCCATCACTCAAGTGTTTATGCATCTCAAGTTCTCTTAGGTGTCATATGTAGGAAACTGCCATTTTTGAGAGCTTACTGCAGTCTATTGCTTAGTGTAACAGGAATGTTCTAAGTTTCCAGTTTTAGAAAAGgcaacagggacttccttggtggcccagtggttaagactccatgctttcaatgcaggggacatgggttcaatacCTGACTGGGAAACTAAGATTCCCCCATGCCGtggggcatggccaaaataaaaacattttttttaaaggtatgggAAAAGCCAACAAATATTGGCTTGATCAAAGGATCTATTCTTCTCACAGATAGGCATCTGCTAGCATTGGTTCAGAGGCTCAACTATGTCAGAATCTCTTGGGATTTTGTAGTTCTAGGAATCATATCTGTGTTTTAAGTAAGAAGAAGAGTCAGGGTGAAGAGGAAGTGGGAGCACCAGCTGTATGTGTCCTTTTTAACAACAAAGGGAAGCTTTCTCAGAAGCTCGCAGCTGGCTTCTGTTTAGATTTCATAGGCCATTCCGGTGtctttatatttctgtaattttattattttaaatccatAAACTTGCATTTTAGTGTTGGACTACAGGCATCTGCAGGGCATAGTAGGCAGGACGCTTTGGCCACCTTTTATTGTCctaaagttttgcctttttcaaaatgtcatttatttggaATCATATTCTATGTAGGTTTTTCAaattgtcttctttcatttagcaatttGCATGTAAGATTCTTCCATGTCCTTTTGTGGCTTGttaagtcatttctttttatcacagaATAGTATTTCATTGGATTGATGTAATACAGTTTGTTTACACATTCATGTATTGAAGAACATagtggttgcttccaatttttagaagttacaaataaagctgctataaacgttTCGTGCAGGTTTTATCATAGGCATATGTTTTCAGCTTATTTGGGTGAATATTCAGGAGAGAAATTGCTGAATTGTATAGCAAGTCTATATTTacctttgtaagaaattgcccAAAGGTCTTCCAGATTAAAGTGGCTGTATCgttttgctttcccaccagccATGAGCAAGTGTTTCTATTGCTCCATGTACATGTCACCAGCGTTTAGTGTCATCAGTGCTTTGGATTTTATCAATTCCAACAGGTGTGTAGGttgagctatttatttatttaaaaaattttaagttgaagtatagttgatttacaatattatattagttttaggtgtacagcatagtgattcagtattttatagattatactccattaaaagttattacaaaataatgtgctgtacaatatatccttgttgctaatcattttatacatagtagtttgtatctcttaatcccatattcctaccttgcccctcccaccatccctctccccaatggtaaccattagttttgtatatttgtgagtctgtttctcttttgccatatacattcattttttctattttttaggttccacatataaatgatatcatacagtatttgtctttctcttacttgTTTCCCtaaagcataatattctctaggtccattcactttgctgcaaatggcagaatttcattcttttttttctggctgagtaatatttcattgtatatgtatatatacccatcttctttatccatttgtatgtcgatggacacttgggttgcttccatgtcttggctattgtaaatagtgctgctatgaacattggggtgcatatatcttttcaaactagtgttctcattttttccaactatatacctgggagtggaattgctggattgtatggtagttctacttttagttttttgaggaacctccataatattttctgtagtggttgcaccaatttacattcccaccaacagtgtacaagtgttcccttttctccacatcctcaccaacatttgttattggtagactttttgatgatagccattctgataggtgtgagatGATCTCATtgctgatttgatttttatttctctaataattagctgtgttgagcatctttgcatgtgcctgttggcaatctgtatgtcttctttggaaaaatgtctattcaggtcttctgcccatattttgaatgggttgcttgtttttttgatattaagttgtacAAGATTATCTCAGTAggcactcatgataaaaactctcatcaaagtttctatagagggaacatatctcaacatagtaaaggtcatttatgacaaacccacagctaacatcatactcaacagtgaaaagctgaaaatatttcctgtaaattcaggaacaaaacaaggatgacTGCTCTCAAcctttctatttaacatagtattagaagtcctagccacagcaatcagatgagaaaaagaaataaaaggcatccaaattggaagggaagaagtaaaactgtcactattcgcagatgacatgatactttatatagaagactctaaagtctccaccaaaaaactattagaattaatgaataaattcagtaaagctgcagaatacaagattaatacacagaaatctattgcttttctatacactaataatgatctatcagaaagagaaagtttaaaaaaaaaacccgtttaaaattgtatcaaaaagaagaaaatacctaggaataagtttaaccaaggagTTGAAAGACCTATATTCcacaaactataaaacactgatgaaggaaattaaagatgaaacaaggaaatgaaaagctatcccatgctcttggattggaagaattaatattgttaaagtggccatactacccaaagcaacctacagatttaatgtgatccctatcaaaatacccatgacacttttcacagaactggaacaaataatcttaaaatttatatggaaccacaaaagacccagaattgccaatcatgaggaaaaaagaacaaaactggaggtatcaccctccctgacttcagacaatactacaaagctacagtaatcaaaatagcatggttctggcacaaaaaacagacacatagatcaaaggaacagaatagagagcccagaaataaacccatgcacctacaatcaattaatctacgacaaaggaggcaaaaatatacaatggagaaaagactgtctcttcaatgagtgatgctggtaaaactggacagctacacgtgaAAGAATGATATGAGAACATTTccttacactatatacaaaaataaactcaaaatggattaaagacctaaatgtaagactggaaactataaaaatcctagCAGAGAACGTAGGCagatcactctttgacataaaccatagcaatatttttttggatctgtctcctaagacaaaagaaataaaaacaaaaataaacaaataaataaacttaaaggtttggcacagcaaaggaaaccatcaacaaaatgaaaagacaacctactgaatgggagaaaatatttgcaaatgatatgactgacaaggtgTTTAAGTAacacttttctttccatttagaaTGACGCTGAAGACCCACTTCAAAGATTACCTCCCTCGTGAGAGGCTTCCCTGAAGCTCCCCCCGGATACCCCCTGCCTGGTCCCAAGTGATCTCTTCCTTTTGAAATCCTGTCTTTAGCACTTCTGTATCTTTGCAGTCTAAGTAACCCAAGATGTTGCTTTCCACAGCATTGACTATACAAATTCCCTCCCACAGTTTCTGGGAAGTTCCTAAGGCATTACTTTCTTGTGGTCTCCCTTGCTCCATCTGGCTTCTGGGCTGTTTCCATCTTCCCTTGAATCAACTCAGACAGGATACTTAGCTCTTTCACTGGTTTTCACAGGAAAGTTGATCCATACCCAAGGATTCTGTGAGTTTGGTAACTTAATGGGGAGGGATAATAGAGTAATATTCATAACTTCCTGACTAGATCGCTcgtcttttttttctcctgactcCCTTTATGGAGTAAAAAGTGTTCCTCTCTTTGTTTCATGTGTAATCATTTCTTATCCTTTTGGGGTTGCCAATACACTTGTCCCATGTGGATGCACCTATTGAAAGTTCACTGTCAAGGAATAGTGGCCACAAAAGCATCTATCGCTAAGAGAGAAGGAGTTTTCTTCTATCAACTGCTAGAAGAATACAATTTATCTTGTCATATTCTATGTAACTACTttcacatatatactttttctttttggatagtAAGGTCCTCAAGGATAAGAATTAactcttcatctttcttttaaaaattattttcaattatttatttatttacttattatttatttatttttggctgcattgggtcttcattgttgcatgggctttctctagttgtggcgagcaggggctactcttcgttgtggtgtgcaggcttctcattgcagtggcttctcttgttgcggagcacgggctctaggcgtaagggcttcagtagttgtgacatgcaggctcagtagttgtggctcggatgggcttagctgctcggtggcatgtgggatattcccggaccagggctcgaacccttctcccctgcattggcaggcggattcttaaccactgcaccaccaaggaaacCCCCAGTTCTTCATCTTTCTCACCTCCATAGTTCCTGCTTTAGAAGTGGTGGTCAATAAATTTTtactgaagaaatgaatgagtgaatgattacACTATATATGacttaagtcttttaaaaagaagcaaatgtatttctttcaaaTAGGAATTCTTGAATTATAAGAAATTAACCCATTTTATGTACAAGTAGAAACAAAGACCATGGTTTCTTTGCCCagtatataacatttattaagaaatgaCAGGAGACAGTGTATCACAGATATAATTGAAATAGCAAGTAGGCGAGATCATTCTTAACCAAAAAAGGGGAGAATGGAATCAAATGTTGAAATATGGAAAAGTCTAGTCTCCTTCTTAAAAACTGACTGTTGGGTGAAAGGCTTCTATTCTCTCCAGGGACATGTGAAGATGTCACTTGGCTATACTCTGGTGCCTTTGATGTTGGAAAATTTTTCAGGTAAACAGAAGctaaaaatagattataaagCGGGGAAAAATAAGCTTGTGGACAGTTCACAAGGATAAATTACACAATATGTCAGCAATTTTCAATCTTGCATGAAAATCAGTAGTATATTCAAAGCAATTTGAGGATCAGCAGGTGGTTTGCACCATTTCTGTGTCCATAGAGGAAAGTCAAGATACTCATTGCAGAATGGAATCAGATAAAACTCATATACTTGGTAGCTCCCATAACAAAAACCCAAATGGAAGCCTAAGAACTTGTTAGTTGTCTACCAATGGGTGGTTGAGAGGATAAGTTGTTCAGAGATACTGTGTCCTGGGCAATTGAAATGAGCAACCTGGCTTTTAGCAGGTGGGCTGCCAGCAAGTGGGCTCACAGCAGGTGGGCTGGCAGCAGCAGGCTAGGCGGCAGCAGGACTGTCCACAGTAGGATGGGCGGCAGCAGGAGGCCTGGGCATGGTGCAGCTGGCAGCAGCACGGGGGGGTGCAGCTCACCACAcagcagggaggcaggcaggtgcCCTCCACGCGGCAGTCAGGTCGGCACCACCTGGTGCGGCAGCTCGCAGCTCCACTGCCTCCCTCCTGGCCACAGCCAATGCTACCAGCAATGCCACAGCCAGTCTCACAGCCACTGGTCTGGCAGCAGTTGGTCTGGCAGAAGGTTGGCTGGCAACACCCGGGTTGGCAGCAGGTTGGCTGGCAGCAGCTGGAGCCACAGGTCCCACCAGTGGAACAGATGGGAAATCCACAGAAGCTAGTGGAACAGCAGGCCATGGTGTCAGGAGTTAGGTTGAGAGTTGACTTGTTAAGAGAAGTCTCTGAGTTTTGGCTGCACTTCCTACGTCTGGCCTTTTATATATCCTGCAGAGCCGTGTATTTCCCTAACATTTAGCATTTTTCCTTGATACCATTGCGAAGTCAGTCTCTGACTGGCTAATACCTGAGTTGTTAAGGTTATAAATAGCATTTTCAATGGACTGCTTGGGTCATTGTTCAATTAAATCTCATTATGTTTCTTCTTTGCCCTTTGGATCAAGCCAAGGCTCATTATGGAAGTCACATGATAGTCTAGACTTGGGCCAACCATTGCCCTGGCTTGCTTTGTCATAAATGTCCTTTGACAACCTTGAGGCAGAGTTTATCTAAACTGAACATTCTCTTCCTAACTGGTCATTCAATTAAGGATCATGATTTCGTAAACAATTTGTCTTGACTTGGAATGGCTACCATTAGTGTCATCAAAACGTGAGCTATCACCTGATTCATCAACATCAGAAGAAGTATGCTTTTCTGTGTTCCGTTTGTGCAAGTTACAGGATCCTCAGAACTCGAACAAGTATTTTTGTTATCAATGTACATATTCCCAACTGAAACCCTTAATGACTTTTCTCGTGGATTGTTTCCTGACTCTACTAAATTAAACGTGATATGCTagtaataaatacacattttaataagTCAAACAGTAGGCAGGCATATAAAGAAAAGTTAatgttcttcctcctttccccaaaaCATACACATCCCTTCCAAGACTAGTACTTCAGAGATAATCAATATTAATACTTTTGGTGCACGTACTTTGACACATTTCTCCCTGCTTGTGCAAACATAAACcagtgtatgtacacatatattgtCTTGCTTAGTAAAGTTGGGGTCACCTatacctatttatttaaaaacattttcattgtaat is a window encoding:
- the LOC118886362 gene encoding keratin-associated protein 9-3-like, yielding MACCSTSFCGFPICSTGGTCGSSCCQPTCCQPGCCQPTFCQTNCCQTSGCETGCGIAGSIGCGQEGGSGAASCRTRWCRPDCRVEGTCLPPCCVVSCTPPCCCQLHHAQASCCRPSYCGQSCCRLACCCQPTCCEPTCWQPTC